In Bradyrhizobium guangdongense, the sequence CGCGCCCGAGCAGCGTGCCCACCTTGACCACGTCGCCATTGGCGACCCGCAAATCGACGTCGGCGATTTTCGTCGTCTTGTCGTGCGGTCCGACGACGCGGCAATTGTACTTCTGTTTGAGCTCGGCGACTCCACCGACATGATCGCCATGATGATGGGTGATCAGGATATCGGTGAGCTCCCAGCCCTCGCTTTCCAGCGCCTTGATGATGGGGCCGGCTTCCGGTGCGTCGATCGACGCGGTTGCCTTGGTTTCCACATCGTGGATCAGATAACCGAAATTGTCGTTTAAACAGGTGAAAGTACGAATTTCGGCGGCCATGACTTCTCCATCGCGCTCAGCCCCGTCAGACAAATATGGCGTTAACGTTGCGCAGGCAATGCAATATTCAGCGCGCGGCCGCAGCCCGACGCATGTTACATTGTCGTCATGACCATCGATGTCGTCGACCTCAGAGAGTTCTATTCCCGGCGCCTCGGCATCGTGGCGCGGCAGATGATCAATCGCGGCATCAGGGAGCGCTGGCCGGGCGCCGGGGGCCAGCGCGTGCTCGGCATCGGCTATCCGACGCCCTATCTCGGGCTGTTCCGCGAGGATGCGGAGCGCTGCATCGCCTTCATGCCGGCCGCCCAAGGCGTCTTGAAATGGCCGACCGGGCGGCCGGCGCTGGCCTCGCTGGTCGACGAGTTCTCGCTGCCGCTTCCCGACGCCGCGGTGGACCGCATCCTGCTGGTGCATGCGCTCGAAATGTCGGATGATCCGGCCGCGCTGCTGCGCGAGGTCTGGCGGGTGCTGTCGCCGTCAGGCCGTGTCATCGCGGTGATCCCGAACCGGCGCGGCGTATGGACGCGCAGCGACAACACGCCGTTCGGCCACGGCCGTCCCTATTCGCGCTCGCAGATCACGGACCTGTTGCGCCAGACCTGGTTCACGCCGACCGCCTGGGGCGAGGCGTTGTTCATGCCGCCTTATGCAGGCCGCTGGGTGTTGAAATCGGCGCAGATGTGGGAGCGCGCCGGCGCGGCGCTGTCGTTGCCTTTTGCCGGCGTCCATATCGTCGAAGCGACCAAGCAGGTCTATCGCGCCATCCCCGCAAAGCGCGAACGGGCGCGGCTGATTCCCTCGTTGAAGCCGGTGCTGGTACCGTCCTCGACGACGGTAACGCGGACCTAGCTTTCACCTCTTCCTCTGGGAGAGGTGATCCGTGCTCGCCGCTGCTGGATCCAGCCAATTTGCACGTTGAAAACAAAATCGTCCCGGCGAAGCCGGGACGATGCAGTCCGTGAAGATCAGATTTGGGTGCGACTTACTCGCCGGGGGCGAGATCGTCGCTGGTCGCGGCGGGAGCCGCTTCCCGCTCGGGCCGCGGGCCGCCATGCGGACGGCGGCGCCGGCGCGGATAACGCTCGCCACCACCACTGTTGCCGCCTTCGAATCCCCCAGGCGCACCATTGGTCTGCGGCTGCGCGCCGGTGATGAAGGACGGCAGCCGATCGACATTACCGGCGTCGGCGACGACAGGCTGCGGCTGGTTCGGCGGTTGCGGCTGCTGATGATATTGCGGCTGCGGACGATGATCGCGTTCGCGATGCTCGCGCGGCTGCTGCTGATCGCGCTGATAGGGCTGCTGATTGTCGCGCGGCTGGTAGTCGCGCTGGTGGTGATCGCGCTGGCCGTCGCGGTCGCGCATGAACGGCTGCTGCGGCGGCTGCGGAACGAAGCCCGGCTCCTGGCCGAACGCCGAGAAGTTCTCGCCGTCGTCCTCGCCATCGTCGCTGCTGGTGCTGATGGGCTCGTCACCGCGCGGCTGCTGGCTCTGGCGGAACTGTTCCTGGGCCGCGGCGATCAGGCGGAAATAGTGCTCGGCATGCTGGTAGTAGTTTTCGGCGGCGACCGGGTCGCCCGAAGAGCGCGCGTCACGCGCAAGCTGAAGATACTTTTCGGCGATGTGCGAGGCGGTGCCGCGGATCTTGATATCGGGGCCGTTCGATTCGTAGACCCGGGTCATCGGGTTCTGGCCGCGCCGGTTATTGTTGTTGTTATTGTTGCGGTTGCGCATCCGCTGCTTGTTCTGACCGTTTCTCATGTCCTGCCTTTGATTCCAGCCCTAAAGGTTGCACGCATCACTGATTGCCAGGAGTAACCTGCAGACAGCGGTTCACAGGCCTCGCGCGCACCGCGCGCAAGAGCGGATTGAACCCTGCCAATGTTCGTCGACCGTCGCGTTCAACAAAGACGCGTTCCCCAACCGCCAGCATCCATTGCCAGCGAACCCATTCATATCGCCTGCCGAAACAAGCCCAGCTTTCTTGCGTAAGTGTTCAAGCGCAATATCAGGCTTTCGTTCACTTTGCGGTCGGTAAGCAGCGCAGCTTAACTGGCCATCGCGCTCAACAGGACCTGCGGCTTGGAACCTATAATCAGTAAAGCTCTCGCCCGAGAGCCCGGCTTTCGCCCGTAGATCTACGGGGCCGGCACCGATGTGTTGACCGGAACGTAGTCGTTCCCACGGGATATTCCAAGAGGTTTTTTAGAGCCCAATCCGGCTTTTATGGGGGCATTTTTCGGGCCGAGACGGCCCTGGGAATGCCCGCCAGGTCGGCCTTGGGTGGTCTGTCGATCGATAACGCGGCAGCCGCCATCAAGGTTTCAATATCTCCGGCCTGGCCCTGCCCGGCCTCGACGACCAGGGCGCCGCCGGGCGCGAGCCGCTCAGCGGCCTGCGGGATCAGGGCGCGATAGGCATCGTAGCCGTCATTACCGCCATCGAGCGCCAGATGCGGATCGTACTCGCGCACCTCGATGCTCAGTTTCGGAATTTCGCCGGCGGGAATATAGGGCGGATTCGATACGATCAGGTCGAACGGGCCGTGAAGCGCGGCCGCATAGGAGCAGGCGACGAAGGCCGCACGGCCGGCAA encodes:
- a CDS encoding methyltransferase domain-containing protein, with product MTIDVVDLREFYSRRLGIVARQMINRGIRERWPGAGGQRVLGIGYPTPYLGLFREDAERCIAFMPAAQGVLKWPTGRPALASLVDEFSLPLPDAAVDRILLVHALEMSDDPAALLREVWRVLSPSGRVIAVIPNRRGVWTRSDNTPFGHGRPYSRSQITDLLRQTWFTPTAWGEALFMPPYAGRWVLKSAQMWERAGAALSLPFAGVHIVEATKQVYRAIPAKRERARLIPSLKPVLVPSSTTVTRT
- a CDS encoding DUF4167 domain-containing protein, with product MRNGQNKQRMRNRNNNNNNNRRGQNPMTRVYESNGPDIKIRGTASHIAEKYLQLARDARSSGDPVAAENYYQHAEHYFRLIAAAQEQFRQSQQPRGDEPISTSSDDGEDDGENFSAFGQEPGFVPQPPQQPFMRDRDGQRDHHQRDYQPRDNQQPYQRDQQQPREHRERDHRPQPQYHQQPQPPNQPQPVVADAGNVDRLPSFITGAQPQTNGAPGGFEGGNSGGGERYPRRRRRPHGGPRPEREAAPAATSDDLAPGE